The nucleotide sequence CAAAAACAGGCACGTCTCGCGGTTGAAGAAAAACAGGAATCAAAACGGCAGAAATTCCTTAAGCGGGAACTGGAATGGGTCCGCATGTCTCCCAAGGCCCAGGCAACCAAGAACAAAGCCCGCGTTCAACGCTATGAAGAACTTGCCGCAGAAGATTACGCGAATCGGGACGATGCATCAGATATCCAAATTCCAATTTCCAGACCTCTGGGCAGCCGCGTACTCGTCGCTGAAAATCTGACCAAAGGTTTTGGTGATAAACTCTTGTTTGAAAATTTCAATTTTGAATTACCACGCGGCGGTATCGTCGGAGTGATTGGCCCGAACGGGGCCGGCAAAACAACTCTGTTTAAAATGATTATGGGACAGGAACAACCTGACAGCGGGACCCTGGAGTTAGGGGAAACGGTAGAGCTGTCGTATGTCGATCAGAGTCGCGATTCTTTGAATCCGAAGAAGACTGTCTACGAAGAAATTTCTCAGGGGCACGAACATCTGGTCGTAGGAAAATCGAGCATTCATGCCCGTACCTATGTTGGTCGATTCAACTTCAAAGGCCCCGATCAGCAGAAACTGGTTGGTGAATTGTCCGGTGGAGAACGCAACCGGGTCCACATGGCTAAACTTCTGCGATCCGGTGGAAACCTGCTGTTACTGGACGAACCAACCAACGATCTGGATGTCGATACGCTGCGATCCCTGGAAGAAGGCCTGGAGCATTATACCGGCTGTGCCCTGGTTGTCAGCCACGACCGCTGGTTCCTGGATCGACTGGCAACACACATCATCGCTTTCGAGGGAGACAGCCAGGTTCGCTGGTTTGAAGGCAACTACAAAATGTACGAAGCCAAACGGCATGAAGAACTGGGCAAAGATGCAGACTCACCGCATCGATTGCAGTTTAAACCACTTTCACGCTAATATTTTATTCTGACCAGAATTGAGATCAGACAGGGGACGTTCCAGGTCCCCTGTTTTTATTAGCGTCGATCTTGGCGAACACGACTCAATACAGGACTCTTATCTAAATCCTTTTTGGATTCCGGAAATGAATTCTTTTCCCGGGCTGCCAGTTTATGCGATTCTATCCTGGCAACCTCCACTATTTTTTTCGCTGCAATCAGCTGCGCTGGAGTAAAGTAGGGAACTCCACCACCGACGATCTGATGTTTCTTCTTACTGGCGAGTTCCTGCCAGCCCAGATGACTACTCAGATGCCAGGCGATGGCTTGCACCATTTCCAGATCATCACGTTTCGGATTAAATTTCTGCAGCACTAACACGAGTGCTTTATCTTTTACTTGAGATTCAATGGGCCGGAGTTCATATGTTTTGAGACTGGAGGGACAAGGTTTACCATGTTCCAGACAAACTGAACTGAGTTTTAATTTCACTGTTTGTTCAGGCGGAATTGT is from Gimesia maris and encodes:
- the ettA gene encoding energy-dependent translational throttle protein EttA; its protein translation is MAQQYIMQLEGVTKVFEQKEVLKDIWLSFFPGAKIGVLGTNGAGKSTLLKIMAGEDTTFSGEARPAKGIKIGYFKQEPDLNPEQTVEECIAEAVAESQAILDRYNEVNMKFGEDPSPEEMEKLIEEQATLQDQIDAANLWELDRTLEIAMDAMRVPPGDAVIGTLSGGEQRRVAMCKILLQNPDLLLLDEPTNHLDAESVAWLERYLHTFQGTVVAITHDRYFLDNVAGWILELERGRGIPFEGNYSSWLEQKQARLAVEEKQESKRQKFLKRELEWVRMSPKAQATKNKARVQRYEELAAEDYANRDDASDIQIPISRPLGSRVLVAENLTKGFGDKLLFENFNFELPRGGIVGVIGPNGAGKTTLFKMIMGQEQPDSGTLELGETVELSYVDQSRDSLNPKKTVYEEISQGHEHLVVGKSSIHARTYVGRFNFKGPDQQKLVGELSGGERNRVHMAKLLRSGGNLLLLDEPTNDLDVDTLRSLEEGLEHYTGCALVVSHDRWFLDRLATHIIAFEGDSQVRWFEGNYKMYEAKRHEELGKDADSPHRLQFKPLSR